One Augochlora pura isolate Apur16 chromosome 10, APUR_v2.2.1, whole genome shotgun sequence DNA window includes the following coding sequences:
- the Mitf gene encoding transcription factor Mitf isoform X1, translating into MQRVSPDTVRQIVEFEDLVSRLNRINDVGRPLTGTAYAFETRIGTTTRATTTQTTISTASAISTFAKPLPSWWRGSCSRVPRAAASVSSSKSKSKLKVKVGARFDSEPETETETELDTDPGTRTATATGTDSGVHSLPKRYLESGQAARTLPDSLSVATATTATTSSMPPSTRAFSPFASIPYPLCNDRSTTGSLPFAFPSSDDCNRNGNTRAECSGCGDLPRIAGSTGCSTVVASDHRRDQEDQRERRERREEQRVRVHIGIDEDLRMILEMDPSIVDGTETAATSTTSTTGTATATATSSLPGNLRSANIAFARPLRVTRPQGCPPTFKTATPTSRTQLKLQLMREQQQEQERREAEFRQSLQQQRPAAAPPRPVPPASLSTIGVDVPPQVLQVRTLLENPTRYHVVQKQKNQVRQYLHESFRGGAVDCAETESILGKNSVETVSTSGPLLVQSAPPGPAVHHSKPQHPHLASYPHPQPQLQQQQDQQQHQQQHQQHHQHQQHQQQLQQQQQQQQQQTQQSQPHPHPHQHTHAAAVLSHGNSVTASPDPTSGGMSPGLSSVATSNSETEDLLDDILSFEGGSLGDSLKDGQPGSLSSIPELQIKPEPLLLTEAEIHALAKDRQKKDNHNMIERRRRFNINDRIKELGTLLPKTNDPYYEIVRDVRPNKGTILKSSVEYIKLLKNEVTRMKQHELRHKQLEHQNRRLLLRVQELELQAKAHGLPVSDFNWASTSSSMLNAFSRSKLEHRKIPDLVAEEAPSLSMSQLEDLMEDDVSGPIHSGDPMLSSPLLAPLSPPASGCQHGLPDEDTLGSLASTTPNSSSDMDIVA; encoded by the exons ATGCAACGGGTATCGCCCGACACCGTGCGACAGATCGTCGAATTCGAAGATCTAGTGTCGCGATTGAATCGAATAAACGACGTCGGCCGACCTTTGACCGGCACCGCGTACGCTTTCGAGACGAGAATTGGAACAACAACGagggcgacgacgacgcagACTACTATATCTACCGCCTCGGCAATATCAACCTTCGCGAAGCCGTTGCCGAGTTGGTGGCGTGGCTCGTGCTCGCGTGTCCCGCGGGCCGCCGCATCGGTGTCCAgttcgaaatcgaaatcgaaattgaaaGTGAAAGTGGGCGCACGATTCGACTCGGAGCCGGAAACAGAAACCGAGACGGAGTTAGATACGGATCCGGGAACGAgaacggcaacggcaacgggaACGGACTCGGGCGTACACTCGTTACCGAAACGATATTTGGAGTCCGGGCAAGCAGCTCGAACCTTGCCCGACAGCTTGTCGgtggcgacggcgacgacggcgactACGTCGTCGATGCCTCCGTCGACGCGCGCGTTCTCGCCGTTCGCGTCGATCCCGTACCCGCTCTGCAACGATCGGTCGACGACGGGCTCGTTGCCGTTCGCGTTTCCGAGCAGCGACGACTGCAACCGCAACGGAAACACGCGGGCAGAGTGCTCGGGCTGCGGGGACTTGCCGCGAATCGCAGGATCCACTGGTTGCTCGACCGTCGTCGCTTCGGACCATCGTCGAGACCAGGAGGACCAACGGGAACGACGTGAACGTCGAGAGGAACAACGCGTGCGCGTGCACATCGGTATCGACGAAGATCTACGCATGATTCTCGAGATGGAtccgtcgatcgtcgacggtACGGAGACGGCCGCGACGTCAACGACGAGCACAACGGGGACGGCTACGGCTACGGCAACGTCCTCGTTGCCCGGCAATCTTCGGTCCGCAAACATAGCGTTTGCGCGGCCGCTGCGCGTCACTCGTCCGCAAGGCTG TCCACCGACGTTCAAGACTGCGACGCCCACCTCGCGCACGCAATTGAAGCTCCAGCTGATGCGAGAGCAGCAGCAGGAACAAGAAAGGCGGGAGGCAGAATTTCGTCAGAGCTTGCAGCAGCAGAGGCCGGCAGCTGCTCCTCCCAGACCCGTACCCCCCGCGTCCCTTTCAACCATCGGGGTGGACGTGCCGCCGCAAGTCTTGCAA GTGCGCACACTGTTGGAGAACCCGACGCGTTATCATGTCGTTCAGAAGCAAAAGAATCAAGTTAGACAGTATCTGCACGAATCGTTTCGCGGCGGTGCCGTCGATTGCGCCGAAACCGAAAGCATCCTTGGAAAAAACTCGGTCGAGACTGTATCCACGTCCGGGCCACTGCTTGTCCAGAGCGCACCGCCCGGGCCGGCAGTGCATCATTCTAAACCGCAGCATCCTCATCTGGCGTCGTATCCACACCCGCAGCCGCAACTGCAACAGCAGCAGGATCAGCAACAGCACCAACAACAGCATCAGCAACACCATCAGCACCAGCAGCATCAACAGCAGctgcaacaacaacaacaacaacagcagcaacagacACAGCAATCACAACCGCACCCACACCCGCACCAACACACACACGCGGCCGCGGTACTGTCGCATGGCAATTCGGTTACGGCCAGCCCGGATCCTACATCCGGCGGCATGTCACCGGGTCTTTCCAGTGTCGCCACTAGCAATTCCGAG ACGGAGGATCTTCTCGACGATATTCTGTCGTTCGAGGGCGGATCGTTGGGCGACAGTTTAAAGGACGGCCAACCAGGAAGCTTATCAAGCATACCGGAGCTACAAATCAAACCGGAGCCATTGTTGCTCACCGAAGCGGAAATCCATGCGCTCGCGAAGGATCGACAAAAGAAAGACAATCATAATATGA TTGAGAGGCGACGACGCTTCAACATCAACGACAGAATCAAAGAGCTCGGTACACTTCTGCCGAAAACCAACGACCC ATATTACGAAATCGTGCGCGACGTCAGGCCGAATAAAGGCACGATCCTGAAGTCGTCGGTCGAATACATAAAACTATTGAAAAACGAAGTGACGAGAATGAAACAGCACGAGCTCAGGCACAAGCAGCTGGAGCATCAGAACCGCCGGCTGCTCCTGAGAGTGCAGGAACTGGAGCTTCAGGCGAAGGCGCACGGATTACCGGTTTCCGACTTCAACTGGGCCTCGACTTCCAGCAGCATGCTGAACGCCTTCTCTCGGAGCAAGCTCGAGCATCGCAAG ATTCCGGATCTCGTCGCGGAAGAGGCTCCGAGTTTGAGCATGTCGCAGCTCGAAGACCTGATGGAGGACGACGTGAGCGGCCCGATTCACAGCGGCGATCCGATGTTGTCCTCGCCGCTTCTCGCTCCTCTGAGTCCGCCAGCTTCAGGATGCCAACACGGTCTGCCGGACGAAGATACCCTCGGTAGTTTGGCCTCGACCACGCCGAATTCTTCCTCCGACATGGACATCGTTGCGTAG
- the Mitf gene encoding transcription factor Mitf isoform X2: MEESGIDMGFDLAAITADLEYREADPSGRRCEQKCTGLGFDRLSQLQGNECNADNGWEETLSFLPTPMQDIMYYELKSRTPNTDSPPTFKTATPTSRTQLKLQLMREQQQEQERREAEFRQSLQQQRPAAAPPRPVPPASLSTIGVDVPPQVLQVRTLLENPTRYHVVQKQKNQVRQYLHESFRGGAVDCAETESILGKNSVETVSTSGPLLVQSAPPGPAVHHSKPQHPHLASYPHPQPQLQQQQDQQQHQQQHQQHHQHQQHQQQLQQQQQQQQQQTQQSQPHPHPHQHTHAAAVLSHGNSVTASPDPTSGGMSPGLSSVATSNSETEDLLDDILSFEGGSLGDSLKDGQPGSLSSIPELQIKPEPLLLTEAEIHALAKDRQKKDNHNMIERRRRFNINDRIKELGTLLPKTNDPYYEIVRDVRPNKGTILKSSVEYIKLLKNEVTRMKQHELRHKQLEHQNRRLLLRVQELELQAKAHGLPVSDFNWASTSSSMLNAFSRSKLEHRKIPDLVAEEAPSLSMSQLEDLMEDDVSGPIHSGDPMLSSPLLAPLSPPASGCQHGLPDEDTLGSLASTTPNSSSDMDIVA, encoded by the exons ATGGAGGAATCCGGAATCGATATGGGATTCGATCTCGCCGCAATCACGGCCGACTTGGAGTATCGAGAAGCTGATCCGTCCGGGCGGCGATGCGAGCAGAAATGCACCGGGCTTGGCTTCGACCGACTGTCGCAACTCCAAGGAAATGAATGTAACGCCGACAACGGCTGGGAAGAGACCTTATCATTTTTGCCAACGCCGATGCAAGATATCATGTATTACGAATTAAAGAGTAGGACGCCCAACACTGACAG TCCACCGACGTTCAAGACTGCGACGCCCACCTCGCGCACGCAATTGAAGCTCCAGCTGATGCGAGAGCAGCAGCAGGAACAAGAAAGGCGGGAGGCAGAATTTCGTCAGAGCTTGCAGCAGCAGAGGCCGGCAGCTGCTCCTCCCAGACCCGTACCCCCCGCGTCCCTTTCAACCATCGGGGTGGACGTGCCGCCGCAAGTCTTGCAA GTGCGCACACTGTTGGAGAACCCGACGCGTTATCATGTCGTTCAGAAGCAAAAGAATCAAGTTAGACAGTATCTGCACGAATCGTTTCGCGGCGGTGCCGTCGATTGCGCCGAAACCGAAAGCATCCTTGGAAAAAACTCGGTCGAGACTGTATCCACGTCCGGGCCACTGCTTGTCCAGAGCGCACCGCCCGGGCCGGCAGTGCATCATTCTAAACCGCAGCATCCTCATCTGGCGTCGTATCCACACCCGCAGCCGCAACTGCAACAGCAGCAGGATCAGCAACAGCACCAACAACAGCATCAGCAACACCATCAGCACCAGCAGCATCAACAGCAGctgcaacaacaacaacaacaacagcagcaacagacACAGCAATCACAACCGCACCCACACCCGCACCAACACACACACGCGGCCGCGGTACTGTCGCATGGCAATTCGGTTACGGCCAGCCCGGATCCTACATCCGGCGGCATGTCACCGGGTCTTTCCAGTGTCGCCACTAGCAATTCCGAG ACGGAGGATCTTCTCGACGATATTCTGTCGTTCGAGGGCGGATCGTTGGGCGACAGTTTAAAGGACGGCCAACCAGGAAGCTTATCAAGCATACCGGAGCTACAAATCAAACCGGAGCCATTGTTGCTCACCGAAGCGGAAATCCATGCGCTCGCGAAGGATCGACAAAAGAAAGACAATCATAATATGA TTGAGAGGCGACGACGCTTCAACATCAACGACAGAATCAAAGAGCTCGGTACACTTCTGCCGAAAACCAACGACCC ATATTACGAAATCGTGCGCGACGTCAGGCCGAATAAAGGCACGATCCTGAAGTCGTCGGTCGAATACATAAAACTATTGAAAAACGAAGTGACGAGAATGAAACAGCACGAGCTCAGGCACAAGCAGCTGGAGCATCAGAACCGCCGGCTGCTCCTGAGAGTGCAGGAACTGGAGCTTCAGGCGAAGGCGCACGGATTACCGGTTTCCGACTTCAACTGGGCCTCGACTTCCAGCAGCATGCTGAACGCCTTCTCTCGGAGCAAGCTCGAGCATCGCAAG ATTCCGGATCTCGTCGCGGAAGAGGCTCCGAGTTTGAGCATGTCGCAGCTCGAAGACCTGATGGAGGACGACGTGAGCGGCCCGATTCACAGCGGCGATCCGATGTTGTCCTCGCCGCTTCTCGCTCCTCTGAGTCCGCCAGCTTCAGGATGCCAACACGGTCTGCCGGACGAAGATACCCTCGGTAGTTTGGCCTCGACCACGCCGAATTCTTCCTCCGACATGGACATCGTTGCGTAG
- the Ctsl4 gene encoding cathepsin L4 produces the protein MNLRVRVEPILAILLSATLLRLRGTRAFENGRNRFPPEISEKLDEYWNAYKMRYNKTYSDNTEAARRIDWEKNLVTIYKHNMMAAAGHHSYTLRDNHIADLGTRQYVRDMVKLIPSRKRRVSSEPVVGAVLHDHGRVQPRLDWREAGFQTPPENQQSCGSCYAYSVAGSIQGQIFKQTGMLLPLSVQQLVDCSSSTGNLGCSGGSLRNTLRYLEKAKGLMARANYPYKGRQGPCRFREDSSVVNITSWAVLPARDEKALEAAVATIGPIAASINASPKTFQLYHEGVYDDETCSSDNVNHAMLIVGYTPTEWILKNWWGDGWGENGYMRLAKNKNRCGIANYAAYAKV, from the exons ATGAATCTACGAGTTCGCGTCGAACCGATTCTCGCGATTCTCTTGTCGGCAACGTTGCTGCGCCTCCGCGGCACACGAGCGTTCGAGAACGGACGGAACCGCTTCCCGCCGGAAATATCGGAGAAGCTGGACGAATACTGGAACGCATACAAG ATGCGGTACAACAAGACCTACTCTGACAACACGGAGGCCGCGAGAAGAATCGATTGGGAGAAAAACTTGGTGACGATTTACAAGCACAACATGATGGCGGCTGCGGGCCATCACAGCTACACGCTACGCGACAATCACATCGCGGACCTCGGGACCAGGCAATACGTCCGAGACATG GTGAAACTGATACCGAGTCGTAAACGGCGCGTTTCGAGCGAGCCGGTGGTCGGTGCCGTGTTGCACGACCACGGACGCGTCCAGCCGCGACTCGATTGGCGCGAAGCCGGTTTTCAAACGCCCCCGGAAAACCAGCAGAGCTGCGGCAGCTGTTACGCCTATTCGGTAGCCGGCAGCATCCAGGggcaaatttttaaacaaaccgGCATGCTGTTACCACTCAGCGTGCAACAATTGGTCGACTGCAGCTCATCCACCGGCAATTTGGGTTGCTCCGGTGGTTCCCTGAGAAACACGCTCAGGTACCTCGAGAAAGCGAAAGGATTGATGGCTCGAGCTAACTATCCCTACAAAGGACGA CAAGGACCGTGCCGTTTCCGGGAAGACTCGAGCGTCGTAAACATCACATCGTGGGCAGTGCTACCGGCACGCGACGAGAAAGCTTTGGAAGCTGCCGTGGCTACCATAGGCCCGATCGCGGCTTCGATAAATGCCAGTCCGAAAACATTTCAGCTTTATCA CGAAGGAGTCTACGATGACGAAACCTGTAGCTCGGACAACGTGAACCATGCCATGCTGATCGTTGGGTACACGCCAACCGAATGGATCCTGAAAAATTGGTGGGGCGACGGATGGGGCGAGAACGGTTACATGCGGTTGGCCAAGAACAAAAATCGATGCGGCATCGCCAATTACGCGGCTTATGCAAAAGTTTAG
- the Daw gene encoding activin beta chain dawdle, with the protein MRPVHQIVLLFLVAFGGGFRSTKNHVEAIWPKMENPLSTVRRSFSSLSGTSGSPGPERSTSFEEEDCVECAHNKISSLASDPILTEFRVEYVKQQILKKLRLSKPPEISMPLSTLPKPLINGRVLELRPGAPLEPEKSIDSFYGKTDQIVVFPNEGVADSKKCRHSSNHLTGFNPAACFTFYLPNEMQFVDVTSAQLWFYKEYDENDDLNQTFVLSELDHWDLDGNFEKNTMVAIFETDIGEGWVKADVSFTLNKWVEELRLNHAIQIACSTCSIDRDTAPVSIELTLKPFLVIHTSPLPQKNRPKRNSNCLPEMKECCRDELYINFEDIGWSDWILHPSGYHAYFCRGSCSSAASLTASGSAYNNVIRRLLARRGNTMHRKSEIVPCCSPTQLSAIQLLYVDSNNTITQKTLPNMVVEACGCM; encoded by the exons ATGCGTCCCGTTCATCAGATCGTTTTGCTTTTCCTGGTTGCGTTCGGCGGCGGGTTCAGGTCGACGAAAAATCATGTCGAGGCGATCTGGCCGAAAATGGAAAACCCGTTGAGTACCGTTCGGCGAAGTTTTTCTTCGCTGTCGGGGACTTCCGGTTCGCCCGGGCCCGAGCGTAGCACTTCGTTCGAGGAAGAGGATTGCGTAGAATGCGCCCACAACAAGATTAGTTCGCTCGCGAGCGATCCAATTTTGACCGAGTTCAGGGTCGAATACGTCAAGCAACAAATTCTCAAGAAACTGCGACTTTCCAAGCCTCCGGAGATATCGATGCCGCTCTCGACCTTGCCGAAGCCTCTGATAAACGGTCGTGTGCTCGAACTTCGACCCGGAGCGCCTCTCGAACcggaaaaatcgatcgacAGTTTCTATGGAAAAACTGATCAAATTGTCGTGTTTCCGAACGAAG GTGTAGCCGACTCGAAAAAGTGTCGACACAGTTCAAACCATTTGACTGGGTTCAACCCCGCGGCCTGCTTTACGTTTTATCTGCCGAACGAGATGCAATTTGTGGACGTGACCTCCGCGCAGTTATGGTTTTACAAGGAGTACGACGAAAACGATGACCTGAATCAGACGTTCGTGCTTTCCGAACTCGACCATTGGGACCTGGAtggaaattttgaaaagaacACGATGGTCGCGATCTTCGAGACCGATATCGGAG aGGGATGGGTTAAAGCAGACGTCAGCTTCACGCTGAACAAATGGGTAGAGGAGCTCCGACTGAACCACGCGATACAAATAGCTTGTAGCACCTGTTCGATCGACCGCGATACCGCGCCGGTGTCCATCGAGTTGACTTTGAAACCGTTCCTCGTGATCCACACGTCTCCGTTGCCGCAGAAGAACAGGCCAAAGAGGAATTCGAATTGCCTGCCGGAAATGAAGGAATGCTGCAGGGACGAATTGTACATAAATTTCGAAGACATCGGTTGGAGCGACTGGATCCTACACCCGAGTGGTTATCACGCCTATTTCTGTCGCGGCTCTTGTTCTTCCGCAGCTTCGTTGACCGCCAGCGGTTCCGCGTACAACAACGTAATCAGG AGGTTGTTGGCCAGAAGGGGTAACACGATGCACCGTAAAAGCGAGATCGTACCGTGTTGTTCGCCGACGCAATTATCGGCAATTCAACTGCTGTACGTCGATTCGAACAACACGATCACGCAAAAAACGTTACCC